AAGTCGAGCCGATAAAGGACAAAAGAATGGTTCGGTTGATAAACGAAGCTAAACAGCAAGGTGCAGTGCTTAGCCAGTCGGATTTGACCGCCATCATGTTGTTAAGCTCTGCGAAACTCTCAAAACGCGTGAGAAAATATCAAAAGGAGACAGGGAAACT
The window above is part of the Methanophagales archaeon genome. Proteins encoded here:
- a CDS encoding DUF1670 domain-containing protein → MLTKAGKVEPIKDKRMVRLINEAKQQGAVLSQSDLTAIMLLSSAKLSKRVRKYQKETGKLLPTAGNVLDYRAWNYV